A single genomic interval of Nostoc commune NIES-4072 harbors:
- the cysC gene encoding adenylyl-sulfate kinase, translating to MRQQEYGVTVWFTGLSGAGKTTICKFVEKELRIQGYRVEVLDGDAVRQNICKGLGFSKEDREENIRRIGFVAHLLSRNNVIVLVSAISPYREIREQVRQSIPSFIEVYVNASLEVCEQRDVKGLYKKARSGEIKHFTGIDDPYEIPLRPEVECKTNQESVTQSATKVLEKLEELGYIVARVNDL from the coding sequence ATGAGACAACAAGAATATGGCGTGACAGTATGGTTCACTGGTCTAAGTGGTGCAGGTAAAACTACTATCTGTAAATTCGTGGAGAAGGAACTGCGGATACAGGGATACAGAGTTGAAGTTCTAGATGGCGATGCGGTACGTCAAAACATCTGCAAAGGATTGGGTTTCAGTAAAGAAGATCGAGAAGAGAATATTCGGCGTATTGGCTTTGTAGCTCATCTTCTTAGCAGAAATAATGTAATTGTATTGGTTTCGGCTATTTCACCATACCGTGAAATTCGGGAACAAGTGCGCCAAAGTATTCCATCTTTCATTGAAGTTTACGTCAATGCATCATTAGAAGTTTGTGAACAACGAGACGTAAAAGGGTTATATAAAAAAGCAAGATCCGGGGAGATTAAGCACTTCACTGGTATTGATGATCCTTATGAAATACCACTCCGCCCGGAAGTCGAATGCAAAACGAACCAAGAAAGTGTTACCCAAAGTGCAACTAAGGTTTTAGAAAAGCTGGAAGAGTTGGGTTATATAGTTGCTAGAGTGAATGATTTATGA
- a CDS encoding CPBP family glutamic-type intramembrane protease → MINLIIRRLTTALSTFPTITNLLELILPLTGLTILLLFIGFQSEFLKLHILEKSWQEIVKIIVFSFFIPGLSEEIVFRVLFLPHPTENPSLKTQIIWIIITLVAFIIYHPFQGLTWNPGGYEVFINPNFLILAALLGVICTIAYLISGSI, encoded by the coding sequence ATGATTAATTTGATTATCAGACGTCTGACTACTGCACTATCTACATTCCCTACTATTACCAATTTGCTAGAGTTAATATTACCTCTGACAGGATTAACAATTTTATTATTATTTATAGGATTTCAATCAGAGTTTCTCAAGTTACATATCTTAGAAAAATCTTGGCAAGAAATTGTAAAAATTATTGTGTTTTCCTTTTTTATACCAGGTTTAAGTGAAGAGATAGTTTTTCGCGTTTTGTTTTTGCCTCACCCTACTGAAAACCCCTCACTCAAGACACAAATTATATGGATAATTATCACTTTAGTCGCCTTCATCATATATCACCCATTTCAGGGACTAACCTGGAATCCTGGTGGCTATGAAGTTTTTATAAATCCAAATTTTTTAATTCTGGCAGCTTTGTTAGGAGTTATCTGTACGATCGCTTACTTAATATCTGGCTCTATTTGA